Proteins encoded within one genomic window of Rubritalea squalenifaciens DSM 18772:
- the ffh gene encoding signal recognition particle protein — MFNSLSDSLENTFKKLRGHGKISEKNISDALREVRLSLLEADVEFSIAKDFINKVKEKALGETVMKSIKPGEQIVKIFHDELTELLGGDQVPLDLNPPARILMVGLNGAGKTTTSAKLAMRLKKEGRRPLLIACDLYRPAAIEQLGTLGAQIDVPVYKPDASETNLVKVAKDALKWAEDQNGTVLIFDTAGRQEIDEKLIEELKDLHKFLDPKETLLVADAATGQQAVSVANHFDEAVGITGIVLTKLDGDARGGAALSMRGVTGKPIKYIGEGEKLENFSEFHPERMAGRILDMGDVVSMVEQVADKIDEEKAMKSAKRMQEGKFDFNDFLDQMAMIKNLGPLDGLLGMLPGMKKLKKQLPADALNTDKFKHMEAIVLSMTPKERERPEIIKGTRRKRIAKGSGTTIIEVNRLLKQFGEMRKMMRSKGKMKQMMKQMGGMGDMKDLLGGLGGMGGGKGGKGLPF; from the coding sequence ATGTTCAATTCACTCTCAGACTCTCTCGAGAACACCTTCAAGAAACTCCGTGGCCACGGCAAGATCTCGGAGAAAAACATCTCTGACGCCCTGCGCGAGGTGCGCCTCTCCTTGCTGGAAGCTGACGTGGAATTCTCTATCGCCAAAGACTTCATCAACAAGGTGAAGGAAAAGGCCCTTGGTGAGACGGTGATGAAGTCCATCAAGCCAGGTGAACAGATCGTCAAAATTTTCCACGACGAACTGACTGAACTCCTGGGTGGCGACCAAGTACCTCTCGATCTGAACCCGCCGGCGCGCATCCTGATGGTCGGTCTCAACGGTGCAGGTAAGACCACCACGTCTGCCAAGCTCGCGATGCGCTTGAAGAAAGAAGGCAGACGCCCTCTCCTCATCGCTTGTGACCTTTACCGCCCGGCAGCGATCGAGCAGCTCGGCACACTCGGTGCTCAGATTGATGTCCCAGTCTACAAGCCAGACGCTTCTGAAACCAATCTCGTCAAAGTCGCTAAAGACGCTCTCAAGTGGGCTGAAGACCAGAACGGCACCGTTCTCATCTTCGATACCGCCGGTCGTCAGGAAATCGACGAAAAGCTCATTGAGGAACTCAAGGATCTCCACAAATTCCTCGATCCGAAAGAGACCTTGCTCGTAGCAGACGCTGCCACCGGTCAACAGGCAGTCTCCGTAGCCAATCATTTCGATGAAGCCGTTGGTATTACCGGTATCGTCCTGACCAAGCTGGATGGTGATGCCCGTGGTGGTGCCGCCCTATCCATGCGTGGTGTCACTGGCAAACCGATCAAGTACATCGGTGAAGGTGAGAAACTGGAGAATTTCTCCGAGTTCCACCCCGAGCGAATGGCGGGCCGCATCCTCGACATGGGTGACGTAGTCTCCATGGTCGAGCAAGTAGCCGACAAGATCGACGAAGAGAAGGCCATGAAATCCGCCAAGCGGATGCAGGAAGGCAAGTTCGACTTCAACGACTTCCTCGACCAGATGGCCATGATCAAAAATCTCGGGCCACTTGACGGACTACTCGGCATGCTTCCAGGCATGAAGAAGCTCAAAAAACAGCTTCCTGCCGATGCCCTCAACACAGACAAGTTCAAGCACATGGAGGCCATCGTACTCTCCATGACTCCTAAAGAACGCGAGCGCCCTGAAATCATCAAAGGCACTCGCCGCAAGCGTATCGCCAAAGGTTCCGGCACCACCATCATTGAGGTCAACCGACTGCTTAAGCAGTTCGGTGAGATGCGCAAGATGATGCGCTCCAAGGGCAAGATGAAACAGATGATGAAGCAAATGGGCGGCATGGGAGACATGAAAGACCTTCTCGGCGGCCTTGGCGGCATGGGTGGAGGCAAAGGCGGCAAAGGCCTGCCATTCTAA
- a CDS encoding Bax inhibitor-1/YccA family protein — MYDNPYASPYSVAAQPVDIRSEFIKKTYMHLAGAIGLFALLEYVFLQIPAMRALATTMTTGFSWLIVIGLFMVASMVAQKWAHSGTSKGIQYAGLALLSTAYAVLFLPVMLFATAYAPEIITQAAIITAAMTLGVTFIAFTTKKDFSFLGGFLKIGGFVALGLIVASIFIGFNLGIIFCAFMVVFACVAILKDTSDVLHHYGSNQYVAASLSLFASIALLFWYVIQILMSLSSND, encoded by the coding sequence ATGTACGACAATCCTTACGCATCCCCATACAGCGTTGCTGCACAGCCGGTAGACATTCGCTCTGAGTTCATCAAGAAGACATACATGCACCTTGCTGGAGCTATTGGCCTCTTCGCACTGCTAGAGTACGTTTTCCTGCAGATACCAGCAATGAGAGCCCTCGCTACAACCATGACCACTGGGTTCAGCTGGCTTATCGTTATCGGTCTATTCATGGTGGCCTCAATGGTCGCTCAGAAATGGGCACACAGCGGCACATCCAAAGGCATACAATATGCAGGTTTGGCACTACTCTCCACTGCCTATGCTGTTCTGTTCCTGCCAGTCATGCTTTTTGCCACCGCCTATGCTCCTGAGATCATTACTCAAGCTGCAATTATCACAGCCGCGATGACACTGGGCGTGACCTTCATTGCTTTCACAACCAAGAAAGACTTCTCATTTCTCGGAGGGTTCTTGAAGATCGGTGGATTTGTGGCCTTAGGCCTGATCGTAGCCTCAATTTTCATTGGCTTTAATTTAGGAATCATCTTCTGCGCCTTCATGGTCGTATTTGCCTGTGTTGCCATTCTCAAGGACACTTCGGATGTCCTCCATCACTACGGCTCTAACCAGTACGTGGCGGCATCACTTAGCCTTTTCGCCAGCATCGCCCTGCTGTTCTGGTATGTGATCCAGATCCTGATGTCTCTCTCAAGCAACGATTAA
- a CDS encoding PVC-type heme-binding CxxCH protein: protein MRKSTIKQNWKRHCAVAGLAAPVVVAGIAIADAGKSGEKGAGKPQILAQSEVIKAKDEKRSKSFEVDVTGLQTVMLKAEDVDGNSYDWISWYDLAFVTADGKKLAIGEKDIKSQQQGWGKLGVDQAADGKSPLKVEGKQVKGFGGHAPSVITLNVPEGAVKLMATGALDDGGALASDKASVKFRVINSDLGWVPSEAPQIVDVSRFSVPEGLEVTLWAQSPMLYNPTNMDVDHKGRIWVAEGVNYRSKGGRRPEGDRIVVLEDTDGDGKADSSHTFLQDPSLECPLGVAVFDNVVIVPQPPHLVKYTDVNRDLKFDPKVDKKEIMMTGFNAAQHDHSLHSVTAGPDGKWYFNNGNCGAIFTDKSGKTFRMNGVYRGGGGRYFVDQHKLGGAASDDGYVWTSGFGVRMNPDGTNVEIMGHGYRNSYEQTVNSMGDVFQNDNDDYSACRNSYVLEYGSAGYFTLDGQRTWQTQQRPGDPVSSAHWRQKDPGTFEVGHVYAPGSPTGVTYYENGALGEKWSGTYLASDAARNVIFGFKPKARGAGFELDPMDFITTNLDKAYVGADHTSKLRQLKDASDEKVLFRPSDVCVGPDGALYVADWYDGRVGGHATIDNSCSGAIYRIAPKGFKPQVPEFDLNTIEGQITALESPAVNVRHLGFLRLKEGGEKSLPAVEKLLAHPNKWVASRAIWLLPYLGKDGHAKCETLLNSDNPETRMVAYRALRRAGVNILPYAEKLASDPDAAVRRDVALSLRPYTADESASIFVALAKACDTQDKNSVEAIGLGAVKKEDAVWKAIKAAMVSGGSETWSDSFAKLTWRLWPVSGVADLKARALSKELSKEQRMLAVETLSFINDRGAADALLDVAAADSSVKDWAAFWLLRRGTGEWAHMKLSKQLKERGIYDPENIKLSPIVVPAATPQDKLIKVEDVMKLTGDKAKGAQTIMRCVMCHNINGAGPDYGPGLKGWGATQAKEAIVRSIVDPSADLAHGFKGQEITLKDGQKIHGLITSVADPHIITSTGGVTQLVPKNRIKQVKWMKRSLMLSADQLGLSAQDVADITAYLQSWK from the coding sequence ATGAGAAAATCGACGATAAAACAGAACTGGAAACGCCATTGTGCTGTCGCTGGGCTTGCTGCTCCCGTGGTAGTAGCGGGCATCGCCATAGCAGATGCCGGGAAGTCTGGTGAAAAGGGGGCCGGGAAGCCTCAGATTTTGGCGCAAAGTGAGGTCATCAAGGCCAAAGACGAGAAGCGTAGCAAGAGCTTTGAAGTGGACGTCACAGGTTTGCAGACTGTCATGCTTAAGGCTGAGGATGTGGATGGCAACAGCTATGACTGGATCAGCTGGTATGACCTGGCTTTCGTGACTGCTGACGGTAAAAAACTCGCGATCGGCGAGAAAGATATCAAGAGCCAGCAGCAGGGTTGGGGGAAATTAGGCGTCGATCAAGCTGCGGATGGCAAGTCTCCGCTTAAGGTTGAAGGCAAGCAGGTTAAAGGCTTTGGGGGACATGCTCCGTCCGTGATTACACTCAATGTGCCAGAGGGTGCCGTGAAGCTCATGGCCACGGGTGCTCTGGATGACGGTGGAGCACTGGCTTCTGATAAGGCATCGGTTAAGTTTAGGGTGATCAACTCCGATCTCGGATGGGTGCCTAGTGAGGCTCCTCAGATCGTGGATGTTTCCCGTTTCAGCGTACCTGAAGGACTGGAAGTCACTCTATGGGCGCAGTCTCCAATGCTCTACAATCCGACCAACATGGATGTCGACCACAAAGGGCGCATCTGGGTAGCTGAGGGTGTGAACTACCGTAGCAAGGGAGGACGCCGACCTGAGGGAGATAGAATCGTGGTGCTCGAAGATACGGATGGTGATGGTAAAGCTGATTCCAGTCACACCTTCTTGCAGGACCCTAGTCTGGAATGTCCTCTGGGTGTTGCTGTGTTTGACAATGTGGTGATTGTTCCTCAGCCGCCTCATCTTGTGAAATACACGGATGTGAACCGCGACCTGAAGTTTGACCCGAAGGTCGACAAAAAGGAAATCATGATGACTGGCTTTAATGCTGCCCAGCATGATCACTCCCTTCACTCAGTAACCGCTGGCCCTGACGGGAAGTGGTACTTCAACAATGGTAACTGCGGAGCGATCTTTACCGACAAGTCTGGTAAAACCTTCCGCATGAATGGTGTCTACCGCGGAGGTGGTGGCCGCTATTTCGTGGATCAGCACAAGCTTGGCGGTGCTGCCAGTGATGACGGCTATGTCTGGACTTCCGGTTTTGGTGTGAGGATGAACCCTGACGGCACCAATGTGGAGATCATGGGGCATGGTTACCGTAACAGCTATGAGCAGACCGTGAACTCCATGGGTGATGTTTTCCAAAATGATAACGATGACTACTCAGCGTGCCGTAACTCCTATGTGTTAGAGTACGGTAGTGCCGGTTACTTCACCTTGGACGGTCAGCGTACATGGCAGACGCAGCAGCGCCCTGGAGATCCGGTTTCTAGCGCTCACTGGAGACAAAAGGATCCAGGAACCTTCGAAGTCGGTCATGTCTACGCTCCCGGTTCACCGACCGGTGTGACGTACTATGAGAATGGGGCACTCGGTGAGAAGTGGTCTGGTACCTACCTTGCCAGTGACGCAGCGAGAAATGTGATCTTCGGGTTCAAGCCAAAGGCGAGAGGTGCAGGCTTCGAGCTTGATCCTATGGACTTCATTACCACGAATCTGGATAAGGCTTATGTAGGTGCTGACCACACCAGTAAATTACGCCAGCTAAAGGATGCCTCAGATGAGAAGGTGCTTTTCCGCCCATCTGATGTTTGTGTAGGACCTGATGGAGCCTTGTATGTAGCTGACTGGTACGACGGTCGTGTCGGTGGTCACGCTACCATTGATAACAGCTGCTCCGGAGCCATCTACCGTATCGCTCCTAAAGGCTTTAAACCGCAAGTCCCAGAGTTCGACCTGAATACCATTGAAGGGCAAATTACCGCGCTGGAAAGTCCTGCGGTGAATGTCCGTCATCTTGGTTTCTTGCGTCTGAAAGAAGGTGGTGAAAAATCTCTGCCTGCAGTCGAGAAGTTACTTGCTCACCCTAACAAGTGGGTGGCATCTCGTGCAATCTGGTTGCTGCCTTATCTGGGTAAAGATGGGCACGCGAAGTGTGAGACTTTGTTGAATTCGGATAATCCAGAAACACGGATGGTCGCCTATCGTGCCCTGCGTCGTGCTGGGGTAAACATTCTGCCTTACGCAGAGAAACTCGCCAGTGATCCTGATGCAGCGGTACGCCGTGATGTGGCCCTCTCCTTGCGTCCGTACACGGCGGATGAAAGCGCAAGCATCTTTGTGGCTCTCGCCAAAGCTTGCGATACTCAGGACAAAAACAGTGTCGAGGCCATCGGTCTTGGTGCGGTGAAGAAGGAAGATGCTGTCTGGAAGGCGATCAAGGCTGCCATGGTGTCAGGTGGCTCTGAGACCTGGAGTGATTCCTTTGCGAAACTAACCTGGCGTCTCTGGCCGGTTTCCGGCGTAGCAGATCTGAAGGCTCGTGCCTTGAGTAAAGAGCTGAGCAAAGAGCAGCGTATGCTGGCCGTGGAGACTCTCTCTTTCATCAACGATCGTGGTGCAGCGGATGCTCTGCTGGATGTCGCGGCTGCGGACAGCTCCGTGAAAGACTGGGCTGCTTTCTGGCTGCTTCGACGCGGTACTGGTGAGTGGGCTCATATGAAGCTCTCCAAGCAACTCAAGGAGCGTGGTATCTACGACCCTGAGAATATCAAACTGTCCCCAATCGTGGTGCCGGCTGCGACTCCTCAGGATAAACTCATCAAGGTGGAGGATGTGATGAAGCTGACTGGCGATAAAGCCAAGGGCGCTCAGACGATCATGCGCTGTGTGATGTGTCACAATATCAACGGAGCTGGTCCTGACTATGGTCCCGGTCTCAAAGGATGGGGCGCTACACAGGCCAAGGAGGCGATCGTCCGCAGCATCGTAGATCCTTCCGCAGACCTGGCTCATGGCTTCAAGGGACAAGAGATTACTCTGAAGGATGGCCAGAAGATTCACGGTCTGATCACGAGTGTGGCTGACCCACACATCATCACCTCTACAGGTGGCGTGACTCAGCTGGTGCCAAAGAACCGCATTAAGCAGGTAAAGTGGATGAAGCGCTCCCTAATGCTGTCAGCCGATCAGCTTGGTCTCTCCGCGCAGGATGTAGCGGACATCACAGCCTACCTCCAGAGCTGGAAGTAA